In Papaver somniferum cultivar HN1 chromosome 1, ASM357369v1, whole genome shotgun sequence, a genomic segment contains:
- the LOC113291408 gene encoding V-type proton ATPase subunit B2, translated as MVAPMEEGSLEIGMEYRTVSGVAGPLVILEKVKGPKYQEIVNIRLGDGTTRRGQVLEVDGEKAVVQVFEGTSGIDNKYTTVQFTGEVLKTPVSLDMLGRIFNGSGKPIDNGPPILPEAYLDISGSSINPSERTYPEEMIQTGISTIDVMNSIARGQKIPLFSAAGLPHNEIAAQICRQAGLVKRLEKKENLLEDAEEDNFAIVFAAMGVNMETAQFFKRDFEENGSMERVTLFLNLANDPTIERIITPRIALTTAEYLAYECGKHVLVILTDMSSYADALREVSAAREEVPGRRGYPGYMYTDLATIYERAGRIEGRKGSITQIPILTMPNDDITHPTPDLTGYITEGQIYIDRQLHNRQIYPPINVLPSLSRLMKSAIGEGMTRRDHSDVSNQLYANYAIGKDVQAMKAVVGEEALSSEDLLYLEFLDKFERKFVAQGAYDTRNIFQSLDLAWTLLRIFPRELLHRIPAKTLDAYYSREASN; from the exons ATGGTTGCTCCAATGGAGGAGGGTTCACTAGAGATCGGAATGG AGTATAGAACTGTCTCTGGAGTAGCAGGACCACTTGTTATCTTAGAGAAAGTTAAG ggtCCTAAATATCAGGAAATTGTTAATATCCGTTTGGGAGATGGTACAACCAGACGTGGTCAAGTTCTAGAAGTTGATGGGGAGAAAGCTGTTGTGCAG GTGTTCGAGGGAACATCAGGAATTGACAACAAGTACACAACTGTGCAATTCACAGGAGAA GTTCTCAAAACTCCTGTCTCTCTTGATATGCTTGGACGAATTTTTAATGGATCCGGGAAACCCATTGATAATGGACCCCCTATTCTCCCCGAGGCTTACCTGGATATTTCTG GGAGTTCCATTAACCCAAGTGAAAGAACCTATCCAGAGGAAATGATCCAGACTGGAATATCAACAATTGATGTCATGAATTCCATTGCTCGAGGGCAGAAGATACCTCTGTTTTCTGCTGCCGGTCTTCCTCATAATGAAATTGCTGCGCAGATTTGTCGTCAAGCTGGTCTTGTGAAACGATTGGAGAAAAAAGAAAACCTTCTGGAG GACGCGGAAGAAGACAATTTTGCCATCGTGTTTGCTGCAATGGGAGTAAACATGGAAACAGCACAATTCTTCAAACGTGATTTTGAGGAAAATGGATCAATGGAGAGAGTTACCCTTTTCTTAAACTTG GCAAATGACCCAACCATTGAGCGTATTATTACCCCTCGAATTGCTCTCACCACAGCTGAATACTTGGCTTATGAGTGCGGGAAGCATGTTCTGGTTATCTTAACTGATATGAGTTCTTACGCAGATGCTCTTCGTGAG GTatctgctgctcgtgaagaagtGCCTGGAAGACGTGGTTATCCTGGGTATATGTATACTGATCTGGCAACAATCTATGAGCGTGCTGGGCGTATTGAAGGAAGAAAGGGATCCATCACTCAAATCCCCATTTTAACTATGCCGAACGATG ATATTACTCACCCCACACCGGATCTTACGGGTTACATTACGGAGGGGCAGATTTATATTGATAGGCAGCTTCACAATCGACAG ATTTACCCACCAATCAATGTCCTACCATCACTCTCGCGATTGATGAAG AGTGCTATTGGAGAGGGGATGACTCGTCGAGACCATTCTGATGTGTCTAACCAG TTATATGCAAATTATGCTATTGGAAAAGATGTCCAGGCAATGAAGGCTGTGGTTGGAGAAGAAGCACTTTCATCAGAGGACTTG TTGTATCTTGAGTTCCTAGACAAATTTGAGAGGAAATTTGTGGCACAAGGAGCCTATGACACCAGAAACATTTTCCAGTCTCTTGATTTGGCGTGGACACTTCTTCGTATTTTCCCTCGTGAACTCCTTCACCGTATACCAGCAAAGACCTTGGATGCGTACTACAGTCGTGAAGCATCTAACTGA